CGCCCGGGCGAAGGTCGCCGAGGCGCAGACCAAGGTGCAGGATGCCATCGGCTCGATCAACGTGCTCGACCCGACCAGCGAGCTCGGTCGTTTCGAAGACAAGATCCGCCGTCAGGAGGCCCTCGCCCAGGGCAAGGCCGAGATCGCGGCCTCCTCGCTCGACGCGCAGTTCGAGAGCCTCGAGGACCTCGGCGAGCTGACCGAGGTCGAGGCCCGCCTCGCCGAGCTCAAGTCCGGCGGCACCTCGCGTGCCGCCCTCGAAGCAGAGTGATTCCGAGGGGTGGATGCCGTGCGCGGCATCCACCCCTCCTTCTCCCCCCGGAGAGACCATGACCCGTTTCCTGATCGTGCCTCAGTGGCAGGGCTCGCCGTCGGCCCGCGCCATGCTGCTCACCGACGGCGCCGCCGCGATCGCCGGCGATCTGCCGCGCCGTGATACGACGATGCTCGACGTGCCGCTGGAGGCCGGCGACTCTCTCGGCACCGGCATCCGGCGGCTGAGCGCTCTGCTGCGCACTCGTGAACTCGTCACCGAGCGCATCGCCGGCACGAGCGAGCCGACCGTGGTGGTCGGCGGCGACTGCAGCGTGAGCGTCTTCGCCCTCTCGGCGATCGACACCTCGGAGCTCGCCGTGCTCTGGTGCGACGCGCACCCCGACCTGAACGACGCGTCCACCTCGCCGTCCGGAGCGTTCGCCGGGATGGCGCTGCGCGCGGTGATGGGCGAGGGCGAGCCGCAGCTCGCCCTGTCACCCGGGGTGCCCGCCGAGCGGATCGTTCTGCTGGGCTCGCGCTCCATAGACGACACCGAACGGGATGCCCTGGAGCGGGTCAGCGTGCTCTCCTCCGACAGCCTGGCAGATGCCAGCGCCGTGGCCGCAGCGGTGCGTGCGACGGGTGCGAGTCGGGTGTGGGTGCACATCGACGTCGACGTGCTCGATCCTGCGGAGTTCGAGGGCGTCTCCGAAGCCGCGCCCTTCGGGGTGAGCGCGACTGATCTCGCCGCCGCGCTGAGGCGCCTTCGCGAGGAGGTGCCGCTGGCCGGCGCGACCATCGCCGGTTTCGCGCCCCGCAGCCCGGCGGATGCCGTGCTCGACCTCGGCGCGATTCTTCGTCTGATCGGCGCCGTGGCATGACGGCCGAGTGGCGGGCCCACGCAGCGCGCGCGCTCGCGCGCGGACGCCGCGTCGACAGGATCCTGCCTTCGGTGCTGCTCGACTCGCCGATCAGCAGCCTGGGCTATGCCTGGGGCACCGCCGTCGGCTGGGTATGGGGTTCGCTGTGGAGCACGGGGAGAGTGCAGCATCGAGAAGGACTCTGGGTCTTCCAGGGGCTGCCCGCGTGGGCATTCGCGCGCGGTGGAGTCTGCGTGGGCGGATGCTTCCTCACCGGCGACCGTGGTCCGTCAGACGCCGTGCTCAGGCACGAAGCCGTCCACAAGCGCCAGTGGCGCCGATACGGGTTCCTGATGCCCGTGCTGTATCTGCTCGCGGGACGGGATCCGCTTCGCAACTGGTTCGAGGTCGAAGCGGGCTTGGAGGACGGCGGTTACGTGCCGCGGTCGCGGCGAGTCGGTCAGTCGGACGTGAGACCGTAACGGGACGGAGCGTGGATCGCCTCCGCCGGCACGGTTCCCGCATTCGTCAGGTGGTCGACGATGTCGGCGGTGCTCAGCCAGCCGCCGAGCAGAATGACCTCGGTGCCCAGGCCGGCGCCGGATTCGTCGCAGAGCATCTCGTCCGCCCAGGCGATCGCGGCCCGGCTGAGCGCCGCCCCCGTCGCGCGCGGCTGCAGGCCCCGACGCGAGCGGGGCAGCCAGGTCACGGTCATCCGCGGCGGCGCCGAGATGATGCCGATGTCGCCGGCATCGGGCACCTCGATGAAGACGCGGCCGACGGCGCACATGGGCAGCGTGGCGAGGGCGAGCTCGAGATCGGCGAGCGAGTGCTCGTCAGCCGTGATCAGGTGCTGCACCTGCGGTCGGCGGGACGCTCGGCGTGCGGCGCGGCCGGCTGCGTACGTCTGAGTGGTGCCCATGATGACTTCACTCTACCACCTATGTAGGGTTGCCTAACCTCATTCGACCGCGCACCGACGGGCGCGATCAGACGAGCAGTGCCTCCGCCAGCGCATGGAGCTCGGCGTCGGCCATCCCGGCGTCGCGCAGGAACGCGGCCACCGATCCATAGCGGTCGTCGATGTCGGCCAGAAGCGACGCCATCACGGGAGCGGGTGACTCGGTCGCAAGCTGCACGGCGTTCGTGGCGTCGGGCAGGTGCGCGCGCAGGTACTGCACGATCGCGCGGTTCCGCTCCGGCGGCAGCTGCGACGCGGTGAGCGCGTAGTCGGCGACCACGGCATCCCGATCTGCCCCGACCGCACTGAGCGCGAGAGCAACCGTGACACCGGTGCGGTCCTTCCCCACCGTGCAGTGCACGAGTGTCGGCTCGCCTGCCGCGATGATGCGAACCGCGTCCACCAGCCTCGGTGCGGACTCGTCCACGAGATGACGATACATCGCGGTCAGATCCATATTGAGCGTGAAGAACGAGCCGACCGATCCGAGGAACAGCGGGATCCGCGTGATCGGGACGCCGCTGAGAGCGGACGGCTCCCGCTCCACCTCGGCGTCGTCTCGGAGATCGACCACGTGCCGCACGCGGTCGGCGAGCAGCGCACCACCCTCGGGCGTGAGGTCTGCGAGGTGACCGGAGCGCAGCAGCACTCCGGAGCGCACCCGCGCGGAGCCGGCGCGGATGCCTCCGACGTCACGGAGATTCGCGACACCGCCGACGCTGAGCACACTCATGCTCGCACTCGGATCAGACGCGGGGACATGCCTCCACCCTACGCGCCATAGGGCGCGTCAAACGAAACACCTGAAATGCAGATAGACAAGCCTCGAGGAGAATATCTGAGCAATATACGAAGTATGGCACGCAAAAGTCGTGCAGACTGATCCCGCATTTCTCGCTGCACCCGCCGCAAGAGCAGAATATGGCCGTGGTTGAAGACATCAGCGAGTTCGGCTACCTGCCCCAGCAGGCGCAGGCCCTGGGCACCGACCTGCCCCGCGCCGAGCGTATCGCCATAACCCTCCCCGACAGTCGCGCGCTCAGCGCGCTGCGCTTCGGCGACGGCGACCCCGAGGTGACGCTGCTGCACGGTGCCGGTCTCAACGCCCACACGTGGGACGTTGTCGCGCTGCTGCTCGGCCGTCCGGCCATCGCGATCGATCTCGCCGGTCACGGTGATTCCTCTTGGCGCGACGACCTGGACTACTCCCCCGCCGTGCTCGCCGCCGACGTCGCGCGCGCTCTCGCGACCTGGGCGCCGCGCCCGCAGATCCTCGTCGGCCACTCCCTCGGCGGGCTCACGGCACAGATCGTCGCGTCCGAGCATCCGGAACTGGTTCGCGAGCTGATTCTGGTCGACATCGTGCCCGGCCTCGACACCGACGCGGCTCCGTCGGTGCTGCGCGAGTTCTACGCGGTCACCGACTTCGCCTCGCCCGATGAGGCGGTCGACCGCGCACAGGCGTTCGGCTTCGGCGGGAGTCGAGCCGACACCGAGCGCGGCGTCTTCTTCAACACGCGCGTGCGCGACGACGGCCGCGTCGAATGGAAGCACCACTTCGCGCACATCATCGCGTCGGCCTTCGACTCGCTGAAGACGGAGCGCACCGCGCCAGGGGCCGCACCGTGGGCGCAGCTCAGCGCCATGGACGCCCCGGTCACGCTGGTGCGCGGTGAGCGCGGCTTCCTGCAGGATGCCGACGTCGCCGCGTTCACCGAGCACCTTCCCACCGCCGCTGTCATCACCGTCGACGCCGGACACAACGTCCAGGAGACGGCCCCCGACTCCCTCGCCGCCATCGTGACCGGCGCGCTGACCCGCGGGACGCGCTGATCGCGCGCCGCACCCCTTCGAGAGGACGACCCTTGTCTGCTTCCCCCGCCCGGCGCTCCGCCGGATTCGCCGCCCTCGGCCTGCTCGCCGCCGGCGCGATCGCGCTCAGCGCCTGCGCCCCGGCCGCCGAGCCCACGCCGACGGCGTCCGCTGCGGTCGACCCCGATGCGACCCTCACCGTCGGACTCGTCCTCGAGCCCACCAATCTCGACATCCGGCACACCAGCGGCGCCGCTCTCGAACAGGTGCTGGTCGACAACATCTACGAGGGGCTCGTCACCCGCACGCAGGACAACGGGATCGAAGAGCGTCTGGCGAGTGCGTACGAGGTGTCGGCGGACGGACTGACCTACGAGTTCACGCTCAATGAGGGCGTCACCTTCCACGACGGCACTCCGCTCACGTCGGCCGATGTCGTCGCCTCGTACGAGACCGTCAGGACGGATGCCAGTGTGCAGGGCAACGCGGAGTTCGCCGGCGTCACCTCGATCGCAGCTCCCGACCCCCAGACGGTGACGATCACCCTCACTCAGCCCGACCAGAACTTCCTCTTCACCCTCACCGGGCCCGCCGGACTGGTGTTCAAGAACGGTGACACCACCGACCTGAAGACCGATGAGAACGGCACGGGCCCGTTCGTGCTCGATCGCTGGGCGAAGGGCAGCGCCATCACCTTCGACAGGTACGACGAGTACTGGGGAGAGAAGGCCACGATCGGAGAGGTGGTGTTCGAGTACATCCCCGACTTCACCGCCGGAGTGAACGCGGCGCTCGACGGCACGCTCGACGTGCTCACCGCCGTCGACCCGAACCTCGTCTCCCAGCTCGAGGACACCGGCGACTTCACCATCACGAGCGGCCGCACCACCGACAAGGCGACCCTCGCCTTCAACAACCGAAAGGCCCCCCTCGACGACGTCCGGGTGCGCGAGGCACTGCGTCTCGCCGTCGACCACGAGGCGCTCGTCGAGGCGATCGGCGCCGGCCAGACGCTGTACGGTCCGATTCCCGAGCTCGACCCCGGTCACGAGGATCTCAGCGACGTCGCGCCCTACGACCCGGCGAAGGCGAAGAAGCTGCTGAAGGAGGCCGGTCACGAAGAGCTGGATCTCACCCTCACCATCCCGTCGTTCTACGGCACGACCGCGGCTCAGGTGCTGGTGTCGGACTACGCCAAGGTGGGCGTCTCACTCGAGGTCAAGCGCGTGGAGTTCCCCACCTGGCTCGACGACGTCTACACGAACCACGACTACGAGCTCAGCTTCGTGCTGCACGTCGAACCGCGCGATTTCGTGAACTTCGCCAATCCCGACTACTACTTCGGCTACGACAACGCCGAGGTGCAGAAGCTGTACGCCCAGTCGCAGACCGAGATCGACCCGAAGAAGTCGGCCGACCTGCTGAAGAAGGCCGCACGCATCGTCTCCGAGGATCACGCGGCGGACTGGCTGTACAACGGCGCCACGCTCACCGCGCACACCGCGGCGGTCGCCGGCTTCCCGACCGACTCGATCAACTCGCGCATCGATCTCGCCGGCGTGACGAAGTCCGCGGAGTGATCCGCTACGCGCTCACACGGGGAGCCCTGCTGGTCGCAGGGCTCCTCGTGTCGAGCGCGATCATCTTCCTGACGCTGCGGGTGTTCCCCGGGGACGTCGCGCAGCTCATCGCCGGCACTCAGGCCGACCCGCAGACGGTCGCGGCGCTGCGCGAATCGCTGGGCCTGAACAAGCCGCTGCTCGCGCAGTACACCGACTGGATCGGCGGCATCCTGCGCGGCGATCTGGGCACCTCCCAGCTCAGCGGCGCCTCGGTGGGCTCCGAGCTGGTCGAGAAGTCGCGAGTCACGGTTCCCCTCGGGCTGATGGCGCTCGTCATCGCCCTGCTCATCGCGGTGCCGTTCGGGGTGGCATCCGCCCTGCTGCGCGGCCGCGCCGGTGGCACCGCCCTGAGCCTCGGCGCACAGGCCCTGGCCGCGGTCCCCGTGATCTGGGCCGGGATGATGCTGGTCGTCGTCTTCGCCCACTGGCTGGGCTGGCTGCCGGCGCAGGGCTTCCCCCGCGCGGGGTGGACCACTCCTGCCAAGGCGCTCGAGTCGCTGCTGCTTCCCGCGCTGACCATCGGCATCGTCGAGGGCGCCATGCTGATGCGCTTCGTCCGCAGCGCCACGCTGCAGGCCGCCGGCCAGGACTTCGTGCGCACCGCGGCCGCGAAGGGCCTCACACGGCGCCAGGCGCTCATTCGTCACGGCATCCCTGCCGTGGGGCTCTCGATCGTCACGGTGCTCGGCGTGCAGGTCGCCGGCATCGTGGTGGGCTCGGTCGTCATCGAGCAGCTGTTCACCCTTCCCGGCATCGGGCGGATGCTGGTCGCCGACGTCGGCACGCGCGATCTGATCAAGGTGCAGAGCGAGCTTCTCGTGCTCACCGGATTCGTGCTGATCATCGGCTTCATCGTCGACCTCGTGCACCACGCCGTCGACCCCAGGCAGAGAGCGGAGGAGAGCTGATGCCCCGCTGGCTGCGCACGCTGCTGTCATCGTGGACGGGCCGGTTCGCCGCGCTCGTCGTGGTCGTGATCGCGCTGACCGCCCTCGTGTCCGTGTTCTGGACCCCGTTCGATCCGATGCTCTCCGACGTGCGCGGGCGCTGGGCGGCGCCAGGCTGGCCGCATCTGCTCGGCACCGACGGCACCGGACGCGACATCCTCAGCCTGATCATGGCCGGTGCCCGCACCACGGCCTTCGTCGCCGTCGGGGCGGGCATCGTGGCGACGCTCGTCGGCGTCTCTCTGGCCGCCCTCGGCGCCTTGACCGCGAGATGGGTGCGCGAGAGCGTCGCCGTGCTGGTCGACATCCTCATCGCGTTCCCCGTGCTGATGATCGCCATGATGATCTCCGCCGTCTGGGGCGGATCGCTGTGGGTCGTCGTCTTCGCCGTGGGCATCGGCTTCGGGGTGAGCATCGCCCGGGTCACGCGCCCCGAGCTGCGCCGTGTGCAGCAGAGCGACTTCGTGCTGGCGGGACGGGCATCCGGGCTCACCGCCGGCCAGAACCTCGCGCGCCATCTGCTGCCGAACATCGCCCCGGTGTTCATCGTGCAGCTGTCGTGGTCTATGGCCGTCGCGGTGCTCGCCGAGGCCGGGCTCTCGTACCTCGGCTTCGGCGCATCGCTCACCGAGGCGTCGTGGGGCACGCTGCTGGCCGATCTGCAGCGCTACATCGGCGTGCATCCGCTCACCGTCGTCTGGCCGGGCATCGCCATTACGCTCACCGTGCTCGGGCTCAACCTGCTCGGCGACGCGCTGCGCGAGGCCACCGACCCCACGCTGTCGCGCCGCTCCGCGCAGGTGCACGTCCCGGAGGTGGTCGCATGACCCTCGAGGTCGAATCGCTGATCGTCGAGATCGACGGCGCACGCGTGGTCGACGGCGTGACGTTCACGGTGCAGGACGGTCAGCGAGTGGGCCTGATCGGCGAATCCGGATCCGGCAAGTCGATGACCGCGCTGGCGATCCTCGGGCTGCTGCCCGAGGGGGCAGAGGTCGGCGGCAGCATCCGCTGGGACGGCACCGAACTGGTCGGCATGCCAGACCGCGACCTCGCCCGCCTGCGCGGCGATCAGATCGGCATGGTCTTCCAGGAGCCGCGCACCGCCCTCAATCCCATCCGCACCGTGGGCAGGCAGATCGCCGAATCCGTCCGCATCCACGAGCGGATCGGCAGGCGCGAGGCGCGCGAGCGCGCCATCGTCGAGGCGGCCCGCGTGCAGCTGCCCGATCCGGCATCCGTCGTCGACCGGTACCCGCACCAGCTGTCCGGCGGTCAGCGCCAGCGCGTCGCCATCGCGATGGCGCTCGCGTGCCGGCCGCGGCTGCTCATCGCCGACGAGCCCACCACCGCTCTGGACGTGACCATCCAGGCGGAGGTGCTCAAGCTGCTGCTCGGACTCGTGACCGACGAGGGGATGTCGCTGGTGTTCATCACGCACGATCTCGCCGTGCTCTCCCAGGTCGCGACCCATGCGGTCGTCCTCGAGCACGGCCGGGTCGTCGAGCAGGCGCCCATCTCGACGCTGCTCGGCTCGCCGGCTTCACCGGTGACGCGCGCGCTGCTGCGCGACGCGACGGCGACGCTGTGGCGGGCGGATGCCCGCAGCGAGGAGACGGGATCATGAGCGCGCCCGCCGGGCCCGCCGAGCGCGGACTCATCGTCGCCGAGGCCCTGAGCCGCAGCTTCGCCGTGAGACGTCGCACGATGTTCGACCGACCGCGCACGAGCGTCGCGCTGCACCCGACCGACCTCGAGGTCGCCGAAGGCGAGTCGCTCGGTCTGATCGGCGAATCCGGATCGGGCAAGTCGACGCTGGTGCGGCTGCTGCTCGGACTCGACCGGCCCACCGGCGGCCGGGTGCGCGTCGCCGGCCGCGAGGTGGACGCCTCGGCGAGCGCCAGGTCGCTGCACTGGCTGCGCCGGGAGACCGGGCTGGTCTTCCAGGATCCGTACGCATCGCTCGACCCGCGCATGAGCGTCGGCCGGATCGTCGCCGAGCCGCTGTGGGCCCTCGACGTTCCCGGTGACCATCGTGCACGGGTGCGGGAGGTGCTCGCGCAGGTGGGTCTCGACGCCGAGATGGCCGACCGGCATCCGCACGAATTCTCGGGTGGACAGCGGCAGCGCATCGCGCTGGCTCGCGCGATCGTGCACCGCCCGCGCATCCTCGTCGGCGACGAGCCGATGTCGGCGCTCGACGTCACGGTGCGCGCGCAGATCCTCGCCCTGCTGGCCCGGCTGCGCGATGAGGAGGGGCTGACGATGATCACCGTGTCGCACGACATCGGCCTCGTGCAGCACCTCAGCGACACCGTCGCGGTGATGAAGGACGGCCGCATCGTGGAACGCGGGACCGTGGCGACGGTGCTGCAGCATCCCGCCGAGGAGTACACGAAGCGCCTGCTCGCCGCGGTGCCGGTCATCCCCTCGCCCTGACGGACGGCGATGCGGGCGGTGGCGAGAGCTACAGCGCCTTCTGCAGGAAGTGCACGCCCAGGATGCGGCCGAACTTCTCCCCCACCTCGGTGAGCCGGCCGGCGTCGACGAAGCCCGCCTTGCGGTGCAGCGCGATCGATGCGTCGGCGCCGTGATCGGCGATCACGGCGATGACCTGGCGAAGACCGGCATCCCGGCATCGGTCGACGAAGACGGCCAGCAGCGCCCAGCCCACGCCCCGGCCGGCCGCCGAGGGGGCGAGGTAGATCGAGTTCTCGATCGTGAACCGGTACGCCGACTTCGCCGACCAGGGCACGCCGAGCGCATACCCCAGCAGCTCGCCGGACTGCGTCTCGGCGACCAGGAACGGGATGCCCGCCTCGGCGATCCGAGTCACCTTGCCCGCCCAGTCGTCGAGAGTCGATTCGACCTCGTCGAAGGTCACGGTCGAGGTTCGCACATAGTGGTTGTAGATGTCGCGGATCGCCGGCAGATCGGCATCCGTCACCGGACGCACCCGCAGCTCGCTCACGCCTCCCCCGCCACGCGCCAGTCGACCGGATCGGCGCCCATCGATTCGAGCAGGGCGTTCGCGCGCGAGAACGGCCGGGAGCCGAAGAAGCCGCGGCTCGCCGAGAGCGGCGAGGGATGCGCGGACTCGATCGTGGGGGTATGCCCGAGCAGGGGCTTCAGCGCTGCGGCGTCCTTCCCCCACAGCACCGCGACCAGCGGCAGCTCACGCGCGACGAGCGTGCTGATCGCCAGCTCGGTCACCTTCTCCCATCCCCACCCGCGGTGCGATGCCGGGGCGCCGGGGCGAACCGTGAGCACCCGATTCAGCAGCAGCACTCCCTGCTCGCTCCACGCGGTCAGGTCGCCGTGCGGCGCCGGAGCGATGCCCAGATCGCTGTGGCGCTCCCGGTAGATGTTCCCGAGACTGCGCGGCAGCGGGCGAACGTCACGATCGACGGCGAAAGACAGACCGATCGGGTGACCCGGCGTGGGATACGGGTCCTGCCCGGTGATCAGAACCCGAACATCGGCCAGCGGACGCTGGAAGGCCCGCAGCACGTTCGCACCCGCAGGAAGATAGCCGTGACCGGCGGCCTGCTCGGCTCGCAGCCGGTCGCCCAGCTCGGTGATCAGCGGCTGCACGGGCGCGAGCGCCTGCGCCCAGCCTGGGTCGATCTCGCCGTCCTCGGCGAGATCGACGAGCGTGCGTCGCATCAGTCGTCCGTGCGCACGTGCAGCGCGCCGCGTGCCAGCAGGTGCTGTGCGGCCTGGGCCAGCGGGCGCATGGTGACCAGATCGAGGTTCACGCGACGAGGTGCGTTCAGCGCATAGGCGATGAGCTCTGCCACATCGTCCGCGAGCAGCGGCTCGGCGACGCCGTCGTACACCGACTCGGCTGCGACCGCATCGCCGCCGAGACGGTTGAGCGCGAACTCCTCGGTGTGCACCATGCCCGGCGCCACCTCGACGACACGGATCGGCTCGCCGTGCAGCTCCTGGCGAAGCACCTTCACGAGCATCGCCTCGGCGGCCTTGGCTGCGTTGTATCCGCCGCCACCCGGGTACCCGGCCTGCGCCGCGGTCGAGGTGACGAACACCGTGTCCGCATGGCCGTCCGCGGCAGCGGCGCGGCGCAGCAGCGGGAGCAGGCCCGCGACGAGCCGCTGCGTGGCGAGGACGTTCGCGTCGTACATCCACTGCCAGTCGTCGATCGACCCCTGCTCGATGCTGTCGGTGCCGCGCGCGCCGCCGGCCACCTGCACCAGCGCGTGCACGGGCCCGGTGCGCTCGAGCTCGGCGACGAGCGCGGCGACGGCGTCCGAGTCGGTGAGATCGCATGCGACGGTCGACGCCCCGGTCTCGGATGTCAGCTGCGCGAGCCTGTTCTGCCGCCGCGCGACGCCCACCACCTCCCAGCCCTGAGCGCGCAGCACGCGCACGGTCGCCTCTCCGATACCCGAGCTCGCTCCGGTCACCACGGCACGTCTGATCACCATGGTCTCCACCGTATGCGGAACTCGGCCCTTATCCGATCATCGCGCTGTGTTACGTAACATTTCCCGGCGGTTGTCGCCCGCCGCGCGGGTTCGTAGTGTCGCTTGCAGGCATCCAGCCGACCGACCCCACGACCCGAACCTGGGAGCACGTCATGACCGCAGCCGAGAACTGGCGCTTCGAGACCAAGCAGATCCACTCGGGCGCCGCGCCCGACCCGGTCACCAAGGCCCGCGCCACGCCGATCTACCAGACCACCTCGTACGTGTTCGACAACGCCGACCATGCCGCGAACCTGTTCGCGCTGGCCGAGTTCGGCAACATCTACACCCGCATCCAGAACCCCACGCAGGACGTGCTCGAACAGCGCCTCGCCGCTCTCGAGGGCGGCACCGGAGCCCTCGTGCTTTCCAGCGGCCAGGCGGCCTCCACCTTCGCGATCCTGAACATCGCCCAGGCGGGCGACCACTTCGTGGCATCCAGCGCGATCTACGGCGGCACCTACAACCTCTTCAAGTACACCCTCGCCAAGCTCGGCGTCGAGGTGACCTTCGTCGAGAATCAGGACGACCTCGACGAGTGGCGCGCAGCCGTGCGCCCGAACACGAAGCTGTTCTTCGCCGAGACGATCGGCAACCCGAAGATCAACGTGCTCGACATTCGGGGCGTCGTCGACGTGGCCCACGAGAACGACGTGCCGCTGATCGTCGACAACACCATCGCGACGCCGTACCTCATCCGCCCCTTCGAGCACGGCGCCGACATCGTCACGCACTCGGTCACGAAATTCCTCGGCGGTCACGGCACCACCATCGGCGGCGCGATCATCGACGGCGGCACTTTCGCGTGGTCGCAGCACGTCGACAAGTTCCCCGGACTCACCGAGCCCGACCCCTCGTACCACGGCGCGTCGTACACGACCGCAGTCGGCGACGGACTCGCGTACATCATCAAGGCCCGCGTGCAGCTGCTGCGCGACCTCGGCTCTGCCATCTCGCCGCAGAGCGCGTGGAACCTCATCCAGGGCATCGAGACGCTGTCGCTGCGCATCGAGCGCCACGTGCAGAACGCGCAGGAGATCGCCGAGTGGCTCGAGAACCACGACGACGTCGCTTCGGTGAACTACTCGGGTCTGCCGTCGTCGCCCTGGTACGCCAAGGCCAACGAGTACGCCCCGAAGGGCGTCGGCGCGGTGCTGTCGTTCGAGCTGAAGGGCGGCGTGGAAGCCGGCCGTGAGTTCGTGAACAGCCTGAGCCTGTTCAGCCACCTCGCCAACATCGGCGACGTGCGCTCGCTCGTCATCCACCCCGCGTCGACCACGCACTCACAGCTCTCGCCCGAGCAGCAGCTCTCGGCGGGCGTCACGCCCGGCCTCGTGCGCCTCTCGGTCGGCATCGAGAACATCGACGACCTCAAGGCCGACCTCGACAGCGCGCTGGCTGCCGCCCGCCGCGTCGCCGAGGCCGCCCGCGCCTGACCTCCTCCACTCCCGCGGATGCCCCGGACCGGACGGTCCGGGGCATCCGTGCGTTCCAGGCCGGCGGCCCTCCGTCGGCGCCCCGCCCCGCGGGAGAGCTGCGCGGGAGCCACATGCCTGTTCCCGCGGCCCCACAACCGACATCCGGCTCCCCCACACGCCCGGCGGCAGCCATCCGCCGAGCCGCCGATCCTGCGCGGGAGCCACATGCCTGTTCCCGCGGCCCCACAACCGACATCCGGCTCCCCCACACACACCCGACGGCAGCACCGGCCAACTGCCGGTCGGGGCCACTTGCCCCGTCAGGCCGTGGCGATCTCCAGTCGCGCCGCTCGGGCACGCGTCAACCGCCCGAGGAACGCGGATGGGTCGGTCAGATCGGACTCGGTCAGCCGGATCACGATCCACCCGAGATCCTCGAGCCGACGTTGGCGACGGATATCGGCACGCCATTGCTCTTTCTCCGTGCGGTGCCCGTCGCCCTCGTACTCGATCGCGATCTTGAGCTCGGGGTAGGCCAGGTCGACGCGCGCGACGAAATCACCGCCGTCGCGCACGATCCACTGCATCACCGGCTCCGGCAGCCCGTGATCCATGATCAGCACGCGCGTCTCGGACTCCTTCGGAGACTCGGCGCCCTCACGCGCCATGTCCAGCGCACGACGCGCCCTGACACACCCGGAGAATCTCCCCCACTCCTCCAGCCGGCACCGGATCTCCTCACGGGTCGCCAAGGGTCTCGGTGCCTTGATCCCGGGGTAGTTCGCGGCGGTGGTGAGGAGCGCGTCGAAGGCCGCCACCAGCTGAGCGAAACCGAGGGCGGACCGCGTAGTGAGCACTGCCGCGACCGGGTCGACCACTGCCGCCCCCGTGAAGATCATCTGCCGGGCACGGTGCGGCACCAGCCGACGTCCCTTCACTCCCGCACCGCGGGGCGGCGCCGCGTCCGGCCCGACGCACACATGCAGCGGCTCTGCAGCGCTCCAGGCATCCGGAAGCGGCAGTCCCCACAGACGCATCGCGGTGGGACCGACGAACACCTGTCCGGGCAGCATGATGGCGCGATAGCAGTCGACCAGATCGCGAAAGCTCCCCGGGGCGCTTCTCGCACGAGCACCGTGGAACGGACGAGCGAGATCAACGGCGTCTCTTCGTGATCGCCCCACTCCGGCAGCGGCAGCAGCACGGGTTGTGAATCGGTCACCGAGGCGACTGGGCAGGGGCTTCGGTCGGCGCATCCCGACATCGTCGCCGCATCGCGACAGGTGCGGATGCCCAGATCCCGGCATCCGTGCACAACTTCCCGGA
The window above is part of the Microbacterium sp. nov. GSS16 genome. Proteins encoded here:
- a CDS encoding arginase family protein, coding for MTRFLIVPQWQGSPSARAMLLTDGAAAIAGDLPRRDTTMLDVPLEAGDSLGTGIRRLSALLRTRELVTERIAGTSEPTVVVGGDCSVSVFALSAIDTSELAVLWCDAHPDLNDASTSPSGAFAGMALRAVMGEGEPQLALSPGVPAERIVLLGSRSIDDTERDALERVSVLSSDSLADASAVAAAVRATGASRVWVHIDVDVLDPAEFEGVSEAAPFGVSATDLAAALRRLREEVPLAGATIAGFAPRSPADAVLDLGAILRLIGAVA
- a CDS encoding Fe-S oxidoreductase — its product is MTAEWRAHAARALARGRRVDRILPSVLLDSPISSLGYAWGTAVGWVWGSLWSTGRVQHREGLWVFQGLPAWAFARGGVCVGGCFLTGDRGPSDAVLRHEAVHKRQWRRYGFLMPVLYLLAGRDPLRNWFEVEAGLEDGGYVPRSRRVGQSDVRP
- a CDS encoding SIP domain-containing protein; the encoded protein is MGTTQTYAAGRAARRASRRPQVQHLITADEHSLADLELALATLPMCAVGRVFIEVPDAGDIGIISAPPRMTVTWLPRSRRGLQPRATGAALSRAAIAWADEMLCDESGAGLGTEVILLGGWLSTADIVDHLTNAGTVPAEAIHAPSRYGLTSD
- a CDS encoding tyrosine-protein phosphatase yields the protein MSVLSVGGVANLRDVGGIRAGSARVRSGVLLRSGHLADLTPEGGALLADRVRHVVDLRDDAEVEREPSALSGVPITRIPLFLGSVGSFFTLNMDLTAMYRHLVDESAPRLVDAVRIIAAGEPTLVHCTVGKDRTGVTVALALSAVGADRDAVVADYALTASQLPPERNRAIVQYLRAHLPDATNAVQLATESPAPVMASLLADIDDRYGSVAAFLRDAGMADAELHALAEALLV
- a CDS encoding alpha/beta fold hydrolase, translated to MAVVEDISEFGYLPQQAQALGTDLPRAERIAITLPDSRALSALRFGDGDPEVTLLHGAGLNAHTWDVVALLLGRPAIAIDLAGHGDSSWRDDLDYSPAVLAADVARALATWAPRPQILVGHSLGGLTAQIVASEHPELVRELILVDIVPGLDTDAAPSVLREFYAVTDFASPDEAVDRAQAFGFGGSRADTERGVFFNTRVRDDGRVEWKHHFAHIIASAFDSLKTERTAPGAAPWAQLSAMDAPVTLVRGERGFLQDADVAAFTEHLPTAAVITVDAGHNVQETAPDSLAAIVTGALTRGTR
- a CDS encoding ABC transporter substrate-binding protein — translated: MSASPARRSAGFAALGLLAAGAIALSACAPAAEPTPTASAAVDPDATLTVGLVLEPTNLDIRHTSGAALEQVLVDNIYEGLVTRTQDNGIEERLASAYEVSADGLTYEFTLNEGVTFHDGTPLTSADVVASYETVRTDASVQGNAEFAGVTSIAAPDPQTVTITLTQPDQNFLFTLTGPAGLVFKNGDTTDLKTDENGTGPFVLDRWAKGSAITFDRYDEYWGEKATIGEVVFEYIPDFTAGVNAALDGTLDVLTAVDPNLVSQLEDTGDFTITSGRTTDKATLAFNNRKAPLDDVRVREALRLAVDHEALVEAIGAGQTLYGPIPELDPGHEDLSDVAPYDPAKAKKLLKEAGHEELDLTLTIPSFYGTTAAQVLVSDYAKVGVSLEVKRVEFPTWLDDVYTNHDYELSFVLHVEPRDFVNFANPDYYFGYDNAEVQKLYAQSQTEIDPKKSADLLKKAARIVSEDHAADWLYNGATLTAHTAAVAGFPTDSINSRIDLAGVTKSAE
- a CDS encoding ABC transporter permease is translated as MIRYALTRGALLVAGLLVSSAIIFLTLRVFPGDVAQLIAGTQADPQTVAALRESLGLNKPLLAQYTDWIGGILRGDLGTSQLSGASVGSELVEKSRVTVPLGLMALVIALLIAVPFGVASALLRGRAGGTALSLGAQALAAVPVIWAGMMLVVVFAHWLGWLPAQGFPRAGWTTPAKALESLLLPALTIGIVEGAMLMRFVRSATLQAAGQDFVRTAAAKGLTRRQALIRHGIPAVGLSIVTVLGVQVAGIVVGSVVIEQLFTLPGIGRMLVADVGTRDLIKVQSELLVLTGFVLIIGFIVDLVHHAVDPRQRAEES